One genomic window of Serinus canaria isolate serCan28SL12 unplaced genomic scaffold, serCan2020 HiC_scaffold_429, whole genome shotgun sequence includes the following:
- the LOC127061269 gene encoding spidroin-2-like has product MGGTYTKEQLEILAALQGLAQMHTKGIPKKHLKDLLLWVRLNYPHSETRLLFEVGFWQEVNRHIYLLATEKDEAALKLLSPARIMLEAISAEARSAAGQLGDKNPGKKRGGQGTGQRLTLVSDSPGKTVPEEEEGQEKLELPSLPIPRKPKKTPKRPETPENLGDSDTESDTSPVPEPGDPVGGEIPELQEPRAEKTGGGVKSRTGVEGSGTGTEAPSRGDRDCAIGAASGAAAAAVPGGEGGFVRAGGHSTGGTGAVPEAAAQMIRAGREECAGPGARGISGKGGSSTASISDTGSEASGASETQAGPGGRRKKRMTMTSQHPETGMRRSTRIAAQGPSAGEMSRGGRKR; this is encoded by the coding sequence ATGGGAGGCACATACACTAAGGAGCAATTAGAAATCTTAGCGGCCTTACAAGGCTTGGCACAGATGCACACAAAGGGAATTCCCAAGAAACATCTTAAAGATTTATTACTGTGGGTCAGACTTAATTACCCGCATTCAGAGACCCGGTTGTTATTTGAAGTGGGTTTCTGGCAGGAGGTCAACAGGCACATATATTTGCTAGCAACAGAAAAGGATGAGGCAGCCTTGAAGTTATTATCTCCAGCAAGGATTATGTTGGAGGCAATTTCGGCTGAAGCTAGAAGCGCAGCCGGGCAGTTAGGTGATAAAAACCCcggaaagaaaagggggggtCAGGGCACGGGACAGAGACTAACTCTGGTCTCAGATAGCCCGGGAAAAACTGTCCCCgaagaagaggagggacaggaaaaaTTAGAACTGCCTTCACTTCCAATTCCCCgaaaacccaagaaaaccccaaagcgTCCTGAGACCCCAGAGAATTTAGGAGACTCAGACACCGAGTCAGACACGAGTCCTGTCCCAGAGCCAGGCGATCCTGTTGGGGGGGAAATTCCCGAGTTACAGGAGCCGAGGGCGGAAAAGACAGGAGGGGGTGTGAAGTCGCGAACGGGGGTGGAGGGGAGCGGGACCGGCACGGAGGCACCGAGCCGCGGCGACCGTGATTGCGCAATAGGGGCGGCgtcgggggcggcggcggcggcggttcCGGGCGGGGAAGGAGGATTTGTGAGGGCAGGGGGGCATAGCACGGGTGGTACGGGTGCCGTGCCGGAAGCGGCGGCTCAGATGATACGCGCGGGGCGGGAAGAGTGCGCGGGACCGGGGGCGCGCGGGATTTCCGGGAAGGGCGGAAGCTCCACTGCGTCCATCTCAGATACGGGCAGTGAGGCGAGCGGAGCCTCAGAGACCCaggcggggcccggcgggagGCGCAAGAAACGCATGACAATGACATCACAACACCCGGAAACAGGGATGCGGCGTTCTACCCGGATCGCAGCGCAGGGGCCAAGCGCGGGCGAGATGTCGCGAGGGGGGCGGAAACGA